TGGCTCAGAGCTAAGTATCAAGGACATAAGGGAAATCCTTGCTGgagtcttttttaattgatctactatgcaatattcgCTATGCTTTATCAACTTCAAAAATTCATTCAACTCCTCTTCAGTTACTGacttattaacttctagtgctttATCAAGATCTATCActtctttgccttttgttttcctcaaCTCCTCGGGTGTGAAGCATCGGCCACTCCGAGTTAACCCACTGATCTCAGTTTGGAACAAAGGAAGAGGGGTTTGAATGTTGGAGGCATAACtataattataaggcatggcattgtgaCTTCCTTTTGTGTAGGAAGGTTTAGCCAAGATTAACTTTGGGGGCCCATTAGCTGTTGGTTGGACCCTACATACTCCTGAAGTCTTATCATTACCTTCCATCATACTCACCTCACGACTACCCTTCATGGGTTCGATCCTCAACTCTcccattatcatcattttcgcAATCCTCTCGCGAAACTCGATGCAATCCTCAATATGATGTCCCTCTCTaccatggaactcacaatagTCACATCCCTCCAAATGGCTTTCAACATTTATCTCTAGAAATCCTGATTGTACCAACATGTCGTATAACTTCTTCATGGACACCTTCAACACCTTGCCTTGATTCCCAACTTCTATCATGCCCACTCCATTATTACTTGTGGTATAATTAGGCAATGGATTTGAATTGATGTTGGGCATGTCTTTGAAAGATACCCACCCCCTCTTGATAAGCTCTAACAATCTCCTTTTAAAAGCGTAACAAgtttcaattccatgccccgaaTTACTAACATGGTATTCGCAAGTTAATTCTGGTTTGTACCATATTGGAAAAGGCGGTTGGATTGGTGGTAGAAGGATCGGAGCTATCTGTCTAATGCTCAGCAGTTTAGCGTAGAAGTCTTTtaaaggcatgggtagtggAGGGAGCTGCCCCGAAGTGTGTCCTGTATATGGCCTTTGGTGGTTGTTTGGCTGGTGATTTGTTCGATTGGTGTTAAAAGGTTTGGTAAAGTTCATGTTGGCGAATTGATGGGTAGGCATTTGTGGGTTTTGGTAATTTACCTTTTTGCCTTTGTACCCACCTTCCAAGTTGTTAACATCACCTTCCCTTTTCCTTCCAATAAAACCTTTCTTCTCTAAAGGCTCCGCTATGCacccagctttaatcccttgctctattCTTTCTGCCACGCGTACAACATCAtagaaatgctgagatgagctGCCCATTAAATGCTCGTAgtaaggtgccttgaaggtattggcgaACAAAGTCACCATCTCCAtctctatcaaagggggttaaCATGTgttgcctcatccctccatctttgcgcataagcccttacTAACTCTTGGCTTCTCTTTTCCATTGACATAAGGCTCGTTCGATCCAGAGCAATTTCCAAGTTGAACTTATACTGTTTAAGGAAAGCTTCCACTAAATCCTTCCATTTCTTGATTTTGGCATTATCCAACCTTATGTACCAGCTTAGTGCAGACCCCGCTAGATTGTCTTGGAAAAAGTAGATCAGCAACTTATCGTCATTGATCACCTCATCCATCTTGTTGCAataggatcgaaggtgagtgtttgggcattccaaccCAGTGTACTTTATAAACTCCAGTATCCTAAAATCTTTTGGTACcatgatgtttggtaccaaGCATACTTCAGAAGCTCGCATGGGGTTAAACCAATCATTTCCCTCAACTGCTCTTAACCTTTCTTCCAAAGCGGATATCTTGTCATCGTTCATAAAACCAGTGGACCTATTATCAGAAGGCCCATCCGCTGTTAAATCTATGGTGATGTGAGCTTGAGTGGGCTGGATGGGAATGGCAGGTGTAAAGTGTTGCTCCGTTACTGAATCTGCCCCCAAGTTCTGAGATACCTCAGGGACATGAGCTGGCGGTTTTCCTTTTGGTGGTTGGGTAGACGTTTCCTCCCCGTTCTTGGCTCTTATAAGTTGCTTAAGCAGATTGGTCATCCGGGAAACTTCATTTCTCACGGATTCCAATTCACTTTGGTAGCGGGATTCTAGGACGACCCTCTCTTT
The Populus nigra chromosome 3, ddPopNigr1.1, whole genome shotgun sequence genome window above contains:
- the LOC133689502 gene encoding uncharacterized protein LOC133689502, which encodes MEMVTLFANTFKAPYYEHLMGSSSQHFYDVVRVAERIEQGIKAGCIAEPLEKKGFIGRKREGDVNNLEGGYKGKKVNYQNPQMPTHQFANMNFTKPFNTNRTNHQPNNHQRPYTGHTSGQLPPLPMPLKDFYAKLLSIRQIAPILLPPIQPPFPIWYKPELTCEYHVSNSGHGIETCYAFKRRLLELIKRGWVSFKDMPNINSNPLPNYTTSNNGVGMIEVGNQGKVLKVSMKKLYDMLVQSGFLEINVESHLEGCDYCEFHGREGHHIEDCIEFRERIAKMMIMGELRIEPMKGSREVSMMEGNDKTSGVCRVQPTANGPPKLILAKPSYTKGSHNAMPYNYSYASNIQTPLPLFQTEISGLTRSGRCFTPEELRKTKGKEVIDLDKALEVNKSVTEEELNEFLKLIKHSEYCIVDQLKKTPARISLMSLILSSEPYRNALQKVLNEAYVPQDIEQKTMEHLVGRIHATNYLYFTADELDAEGTRHNKTLYITVRYKDCFIGKVLVDNGSALNVLPKHMLEEMSINESHMKPSTMLARAYDGSPRPIIGTLEVELYVGPQMFLVTFQVMDIHPSYSMLLGTPWIHAVGAVTSSLHQCLKYIMNGMLVTIKAEETVSIMKNVAIPFIEVEDR